A genomic stretch from Kribbella jejuensis includes:
- a CDS encoding SpoIID/LytB domain-containing protein, with product MRKRVIAAVVLSSTLVSTTAHAREITPAAAGVTAPDTAITGRGFGHGRGLSQYGAQGAALAGKSVKQILDFYYPGTTTGKATGSIRVRISADTTDGVRVAVVNGLAVRSLATGKLYTLPKASTIDQWSIDPNGEHGTELNSYDATTKKWTLYKTFTGMAQFEGAAVIGLILPSGAVRRYRGVLRAIDVDGAHLDTVNVLPLEYYLRGVVPREAVTSWRPAALQAQAVAARTYSVFHRNRATARAYDLCDTTSCQVYGGYDDEETSTNNAIADTAGQIRLYNGKPIIAEFSSSNGGATAAGDVPYQLTKVDSWDAYPKNGNPNVTWKVTRTAAEMQAVFQVGTIRYVRVLKRTGVGPGGGRALTVQAVGSRGSRVLTADQVRIRLHLRSSWISFPAVRSLDISTDSSVVPGR from the coding sequence ATGAGAAAACGTGTGATCGCGGCGGTCGTGCTGTCGTCGACCCTGGTCAGTACGACCGCGCACGCCCGCGAGATCACGCCGGCCGCTGCTGGGGTGACAGCGCCGGACACGGCGATCACCGGACGCGGGTTCGGGCACGGCCGCGGACTGTCGCAGTACGGCGCCCAGGGGGCCGCACTGGCCGGGAAGTCGGTCAAGCAGATCCTGGACTTCTACTACCCGGGGACGACCACCGGGAAGGCGACCGGCAGCATCCGGGTGCGGATCAGCGCCGACACCACCGACGGCGTCCGGGTCGCGGTGGTGAACGGGCTGGCGGTCCGCTCGCTGGCCACCGGCAAGCTGTACACGTTGCCGAAGGCATCGACCATCGACCAGTGGTCGATCGACCCGAACGGCGAGCACGGCACCGAGCTCAACTCCTACGACGCGACCACCAAGAAGTGGACGCTGTACAAGACGTTCACCGGGATGGCGCAGTTCGAGGGCGCGGCGGTGATCGGGCTGATCCTGCCGAGCGGCGCCGTACGCCGGTACCGCGGCGTGCTGCGGGCGATCGACGTCGACGGCGCGCACCTCGACACGGTGAACGTACTCCCACTCGAGTACTACCTGCGCGGCGTCGTACCGCGAGAGGCCGTCACGAGTTGGCGGCCGGCCGCGCTGCAGGCGCAGGCCGTTGCCGCGCGCACCTATTCCGTCTTCCACCGGAACCGCGCGACGGCGCGAGCGTACGATCTGTGCGACACCACGTCCTGCCAGGTGTACGGCGGGTACGACGACGAGGAGACGTCGACGAACAACGCGATCGCGGACACCGCCGGGCAGATCCGGCTCTACAACGGGAAGCCGATCATCGCGGAGTTCTCGTCGTCGAACGGTGGCGCGACCGCGGCCGGTGACGTGCCGTACCAGCTGACCAAGGTCGACAGTTGGGATGCGTACCCGAAGAACGGGAACCCGAACGTGACCTGGAAGGTGACCCGGACCGCTGCCGAGATGCAGGCGGTCTTCCAGGTCGGCACGATCCGGTACGTCCGGGTGCTGAAGCGGACCGGCGTCGGCCCGGGTGGCGGGCGGGCGCTCACCGTTCAAGCGGTCGGCTCCCGTGGCTCCCGGGTACTGACCGCCGACCAGGTCCGGATCCGGCTGCATCTGCGCTCGTCCTGGATCAGCTTCCCGGCGGTTCGTTCACTTGATATATCAACCGATTCCTCGGTAGTGCCTGGTCGCTGA
- a CDS encoding glycoside hydrolase family 76 protein, with the protein MRRKLGISTRLAAGVLAVTVLGGLNMSTASAADPAGTDPVAAARARASYEAINTYFDAGRGLLLEEYPNTQSNAYSYVWPYSQAAVAAEDLAGVPGAGAAGSAEADRRIAAYGFYWNSGTTPPGYDSYVRPPNGQGGDKFYDDNEWIGLNLIQRYQRTGDRAALARAKDIFALVVHGWDTDPSHPCAGGVYWTQAPWSQDRNTISNGPGAELGAHLYLLTRDKSYLTWAQKMYQWAQTCMLAPNGLYWDHIDLAGNIEKTQWSYNQGVMLGAGVLLFKATGDARYLRDAKSVANASLAFYNTPEVLAKQGAAFNSIWFKNLLILDSVSPDPRYRRAMQSYADYTWNTYRDPATNLYKFGAGSVELLQQAGITQIHALLAWPRSRYGLLA; encoded by the coding sequence ATGCGCAGAAAGCTTGGTATATCAACCCGTCTGGCCGCTGGAGTGCTCGCGGTCACGGTGCTCGGAGGCCTGAACATGTCCACGGCGAGCGCTGCGGATCCGGCCGGGACCGACCCGGTCGCGGCCGCGCGGGCGCGCGCGTCGTACGAGGCCATCAACACCTACTTCGACGCCGGCCGCGGCCTGCTGCTGGAGGAGTACCCGAACACCCAGTCCAACGCGTACTCCTACGTCTGGCCGTACTCGCAAGCCGCGGTCGCGGCCGAGGACCTGGCCGGTGTGCCCGGCGCGGGCGCCGCCGGTTCGGCGGAGGCGGACCGGCGGATCGCGGCGTACGGGTTCTACTGGAACTCCGGTACGACGCCGCCCGGGTACGACTCGTACGTCCGTCCGCCGAACGGTCAAGGTGGCGACAAGTTCTACGACGACAACGAGTGGATCGGCCTGAACCTGATCCAGCGGTACCAGCGGACCGGTGACCGCGCCGCGCTGGCCCGGGCCAAGGACATCTTCGCGCTTGTCGTGCACGGCTGGGACACCGATCCGTCGCACCCGTGCGCCGGCGGCGTGTACTGGACCCAGGCGCCGTGGAGCCAGGACCGCAACACGATCTCGAACGGCCCGGGCGCCGAGCTCGGCGCGCACCTGTACCTGCTGACCCGGGACAAGTCGTACCTGACCTGGGCGCAGAAGATGTACCAGTGGGCGCAGACCTGCATGCTCGCGCCGAACGGCCTGTACTGGGACCACATCGACCTGGCCGGCAACATCGAGAAGACCCAGTGGAGCTACAACCAGGGCGTGATGCTCGGTGCCGGCGTGTTGTTGTTCAAGGCAACCGGTGACGCCCGCTACCTGCGCGACGCGAAGTCGGTCGCCAACGCGTCGCTGGCGTTCTACAACACCCCGGAGGTGCTCGCGAAACAGGGCGCCGCGTTCAACTCGATCTGGTTCAAGAACCTGCTGATCCTGGACTCGGTCTCGCCGGATCCCCGCTACCGCAGGGCGATGCAGTCGTACGCCGACTACACATGGAACACCTACCGCGACCCGGCGACGAACCTGTACAAGTTCGGCGCCGGATCGGTGGAGCTGCTGCAGCAGGCAGGTATCACGCAGATCCACGCCCTGCTGGCCTGGCCGCGCTCTCGTTACGGTCTGCTCGCCTAG
- a CDS encoding peptidylprolyl isomerase, translating into MSKKTHEQQLAARKAKRQAEREAERRRQRRNLAITVASVVTVVVVVVGAFVVFGGSDNKPAATPSVAPENKPSSVPTAMFPVPKRPTPLPAEVNCAYKKSTEPAARKVNLPADGKTKASGTSKVSLDTSIGDLQLTLDSSLAPCAVKNFLSLVGQKYYDNTKCHRLTVGEGLQVLQCGDPTGTGSGGPGYTFADEVYPTLKYGRGMLAMANAGPNTNGSQFFIVYGDASGLTAQYTVFGTIDEPSLKLIDKVAEAGVTPQQSPQDGTPITPVDIKSATAAA; encoded by the coding sequence ATGTCCAAGAAGACCCACGAGCAGCAGCTGGCGGCGCGGAAGGCGAAGCGGCAGGCTGAGCGGGAAGCCGAGCGGCGCCGGCAGCGGCGGAACCTGGCCATTACCGTGGCGTCGGTGGTGACCGTGGTCGTCGTCGTGGTCGGCGCGTTCGTGGTCTTCGGAGGCAGTGACAACAAGCCCGCGGCCACGCCGTCGGTCGCGCCCGAGAACAAGCCGTCCAGTGTCCCGACCGCGATGTTCCCGGTCCCGAAGCGCCCGACGCCGCTCCCGGCCGAGGTGAACTGCGCGTACAAGAAGAGCACCGAGCCGGCCGCGCGGAAGGTGAACCTGCCGGCCGACGGCAAGACCAAGGCGTCCGGTACGTCGAAGGTCAGCCTCGACACGTCGATCGGCGACCTGCAGCTGACCCTCGACAGCTCACTCGCACCGTGCGCGGTGAAGAACTTCCTCAGCCTGGTCGGCCAGAAGTACTACGACAACACCAAGTGTCACCGGCTCACCGTCGGCGAGGGCCTTCAGGTGCTGCAGTGCGGCGACCCGACCGGCACCGGCTCCGGCGGGCCCGGGTACACGTTCGCGGACGAGGTCTACCCGACGCTCAAGTACGGCCGCGGCATGCTCGCGATGGCGAACGCCGGCCCGAACACCAACGGCAGCCAGTTCTTCATCGTGTACGGCGACGCGTCCGGGCTGACCGCGCAGTACACCGTGTTCGGGACGATCGACGAGCCGAGCCTGAAGCTGATCGACAAGGTCGCGGAGGCCGGCGTCACGCCCCAGCAGAGCCCACAGGACGGGACGCCGATCACTCCGGTCGACATCAAGAGCGCAACAGCCGCAGCCTAG
- a CDS encoding biotin carboxylase N-terminal domain-containing protein, translated as MTKVLVANRGEIAVRVVRAAADAGLGSVAVYADQDRDALFVRLADEAYALDGATPADSYLNIAKILDAAARSGADAVHPGYGFLAENAEFAQAVLDAGLIWIGPPPSAIDSLGDKVKARHIAEKVGAPQVPGTPDPVADASEVVAFAEEYGLPIAIKAAYGGGGRGMKVARTIEEIPELFESATREAVSAFGRGECFVERYLDKPRHVETQCLADAHGNVVVVSTRDCSLQRRYQKLVEEAPAPFLSDEQLEILYTSSKKILREAGYVGAGTCEFLVGQDGLISFLEVNTRLQVEHPVSEEVTGLDLVREMFRIANGEALGYDDPPVSGHSIEFRINAEDGGRGFLPAPGTLLRWHAPSGPGVRLDSGYDQGETVPGAYDSLVAKLIVSGRDRTQALERSRRALREFVVEGMPTVIPFHASVVSDPAFVGTDGFKVHTRWIETEYDNQLTPYEGPTAEAPVEDERSRVTVEVGGKRLEVVLPGGLGSVVAAPAGGMAKKKPARRAGGSKGSAASGDSLTSPMQGTIVKIAVEEGATVAEGDLIVVLEAMKMEQPLNAHKSGTVTGLNAEVGATVSAGAPICEIKD; from the coding sequence ATCACCAAGGTGCTGGTCGCGAACCGGGGCGAGATCGCCGTCCGGGTCGTCCGGGCCGCCGCCGACGCGGGGCTCGGCAGTGTCGCCGTGTACGCCGACCAGGACCGGGACGCACTGTTCGTCCGGCTCGCCGACGAGGCGTACGCGCTGGACGGGGCCACCCCGGCCGACTCCTACCTGAACATCGCGAAGATCCTGGACGCCGCGGCCCGCTCCGGCGCGGACGCCGTCCACCCGGGCTACGGGTTCCTGGCCGAGAACGCCGAGTTCGCCCAGGCGGTGCTCGACGCGGGGCTGATCTGGATCGGCCCGCCGCCGTCGGCGATCGACTCGCTCGGCGACAAGGTCAAGGCCCGGCACATCGCGGAGAAGGTCGGCGCGCCGCAGGTCCCCGGTACGCCGGACCCGGTCGCGGACGCTTCGGAGGTCGTCGCGTTCGCGGAGGAGTACGGTCTGCCGATCGCGATCAAGGCGGCGTACGGCGGTGGTGGTCGCGGGATGAAGGTCGCGCGGACCATAGAGGAGATCCCGGAACTGTTCGAGTCCGCGACCCGCGAGGCGGTCAGCGCGTTCGGGCGCGGCGAGTGCTTCGTCGAGCGGTACCTGGACAAGCCGCGGCACGTGGAGACCCAGTGCCTGGCCGATGCCCACGGCAACGTCGTGGTGGTGTCGACCCGGGACTGCTCGCTGCAGCGCCGGTACCAGAAGCTGGTCGAGGAGGCCCCGGCGCCGTTCCTGTCCGACGAGCAGCTGGAGATCCTCTACACCTCGTCGAAGAAGATCCTGCGCGAGGCCGGGTACGTCGGCGCCGGGACGTGTGAGTTCCTGGTCGGGCAGGACGGGCTGATCTCGTTCCTCGAGGTGAACACCCGGCTGCAGGTCGAGCACCCGGTGTCGGAGGAGGTCACCGGCCTGGACCTGGTCCGGGAGATGTTCCGGATCGCCAACGGCGAGGCTCTCGGGTACGACGACCCGCCGGTCTCGGGGCACTCGATCGAGTTCCGGATCAACGCCGAGGACGGCGGCCGCGGGTTCCTCCCGGCGCCGGGGACCTTGCTGCGCTGGCACGCGCCCTCGGGTCCCGGCGTACGGCTGGACAGCGGGTACGACCAGGGCGAGACCGTACCGGGTGCGTACGATTCGCTGGTCGCGAAGCTGATCGTCTCCGGGCGGGACCGGACCCAGGCGCTCGAGCGGTCGCGGCGGGCGCTGCGCGAGTTCGTCGTCGAGGGCATGCCGACGGTGATCCCGTTCCACGCGTCGGTGGTGTCGGATCCGGCGTTCGTCGGGACCGACGGCTTCAAGGTGCACACCCGCTGGATCGAGACCGAGTACGACAACCAGCTCACGCCGTACGAGGGTCCGACGGCCGAGGCTCCGGTCGAGGACGAGCGCTCCCGGGTGACCGTCGAGGTCGGCGGGAAGCGGCTCGAGGTCGTGCTGCCGGGTGGTCTCGGTTCGGTTGTCGCGGCTCCCGCCGGCGGCATGGCCAAGAAGAAGCCGGCCCGGCGCGCGGGCGGTAGCAAAGGTTCGGCGGCATCAGGGGACTCGCTGACGTCGCCGATGCAGGGCACGATCGTCAAGATCGCCGTCGAGGAGGGCGCGACCGTTGCCGAGGGCGACCTGATCGTGGTCCTCGAGGCGATGAAGATGGAGCAGCCGCTGAACGCCCACAAGTCCGGTACGGTCACCGGCCTGAACGCAGAAGTCGGCGCCACCGTCTCAGCCGGCGCCCCCATCTGCGAGATCAAGGACTGA
- a CDS encoding SMP-30/gluconolactonase/LRE family protein codes for MTGILEPLAGFAPAVWETLDDRFAGLRGDSRLERLWTGGRWVEGPVYSPAGRYLLWSDIPNDRILRWDETSYQVSVFRQPAGNTNGHTRDTEGRLISCEHGNRRVTRTEHHGAITVLAHEYDGKRLNSPNDVVVKRDGSVWFTDPAYGIDSDYEGYKGEIETGGCHVYRVAPDGALTRVADDFNRPNGLAFSPDESLLYITDSEEGTIRVFTVDGDKLTGGDLFAECGNGIFDGIRLDTQGRIWASAADGVHIYHPDGTLLGKLLVPETVSNLTWGGPKRNRLFLTATTSVYSLFTTANGAPEAYGPAR; via the coding sequence ATGACCGGAATTCTCGAGCCGTTGGCAGGGTTCGCCCCGGCGGTGTGGGAGACGCTCGACGACCGGTTCGCCGGGCTTCGCGGGGACAGCCGGCTCGAACGGTTGTGGACCGGTGGACGCTGGGTCGAGGGGCCGGTCTATTCGCCGGCCGGGCGGTACCTGCTCTGGAGCGACATCCCGAACGACCGGATCCTGCGCTGGGACGAGACGTCGTACCAGGTTTCGGTCTTCCGGCAGCCGGCCGGCAACACCAACGGGCACACGCGCGACACCGAGGGCCGGCTGATCAGCTGCGAGCACGGCAACCGGCGCGTGACCCGGACCGAGCACCACGGCGCGATCACGGTGCTCGCGCACGAGTACGACGGCAAGCGGCTGAACAGCCCGAACGACGTCGTCGTGAAGCGCGACGGATCGGTCTGGTTCACCGACCCGGCGTACGGCATCGACTCCGACTACGAGGGCTACAAGGGCGAGATCGAGACCGGCGGCTGCCACGTGTACCGGGTCGCGCCGGACGGCGCGCTGACCCGCGTCGCCGACGACTTCAACCGCCCGAACGGGCTCGCGTTCTCCCCCGACGAGTCGTTGCTCTACATCACGGACTCCGAAGAGGGCACGATCCGCGTCTTCACCGTCGACGGCGACAAGCTCACCGGTGGCGACCTGTTCGCCGAATGCGGCAACGGCATCTTCGACGGCATCCGCCTCGACACCCAGGGCCGGATCTGGGCGTCGGCCGCCGACGGCGTCCACATCTACCACCCCGACGGCACCCTGCTCGGCAAACTCCTCGTCCCCGAAACCGTCAGCAACCTGACCTGGGGCGGCCCGAAACGCAACCGCCTGTTCCTCACCGCCACCACCTCCGTCTACTCCCTCTTCACCACCGCCAACGGCGCCCCGGAGGCCTACGGCCCGGCGCGGTAA
- a CDS encoding nucleotidyltransferase domain-containing protein, with translation MTVVGERVPEHLRELAERVVKAAEADERMLAVVAGGSVATGTSDEYSDLDLVLVCTPEAHESVLASAREFAERIGPVLTSFTGEHVGERRLLIVLYGPPLAHVDLKFVTPEQLAVRVEDGLVLWQRSDVVERAYAGSAPRWPEADPQWIEDRFWGWVHYIEVKIARGELFEAIEGLGALRSAAIAPLAVRGRTAKPSGVRRLETLAPELVPELRATVATADPEDCRRALRAAVALYRKVREGVPMVRRTAAEEAVVDFLG, from the coding sequence GTGACTGTGGTCGGCGAACGAGTGCCTGAACATCTTCGGGAGCTCGCGGAGCGGGTGGTGAAGGCAGCCGAGGCGGACGAGCGGATGCTGGCGGTGGTCGCCGGTGGATCGGTCGCCACCGGAACGAGTGACGAGTACTCGGACCTCGATCTCGTGCTGGTGTGTACGCCGGAGGCGCACGAGAGCGTGCTTGCCTCGGCGCGGGAGTTCGCGGAGCGGATCGGGCCGGTGCTGACCAGCTTCACCGGCGAGCATGTCGGTGAGCGGCGGCTGCTGATCGTTCTCTACGGCCCGCCCCTGGCGCACGTCGACCTGAAGTTCGTCACGCCGGAACAGCTCGCGGTGCGCGTCGAGGACGGTCTGGTGCTGTGGCAGCGGTCCGATGTCGTGGAGCGTGCGTATGCCGGATCGGCGCCGCGCTGGCCGGAGGCGGACCCGCAGTGGATCGAGGACCGGTTCTGGGGCTGGGTGCACTACATCGAGGTGAAGATCGCCCGTGGTGAGCTGTTCGAGGCCATCGAGGGGCTGGGCGCGTTGCGGTCGGCCGCGATCGCACCGTTGGCGGTACGTGGGCGGACCGCGAAGCCGTCCGGCGTACGGCGGCTGGAAACGCTCGCGCCGGAGCTGGTCCCGGAGCTGCGGGCCACTGTCGCGACTGCTGATCCCGAGGACTGCCGGCGCGCGTTGCGGGCCGCGGTCGCTCTGTACCGCAAGGTGCGCGAGGGTGTGCCGATGGTACGGCGTACCGCCGCCGAGGAAGCCGTCGTCGACTTCCTCGGCTGA
- a CDS encoding Nramp family divalent metal transporter produces the protein MTDTAPTDHGRFALPTKNLPAPQVRDLPEPPANTWKIIGPGMVGAGVGLASGEFILWPYISSQVGLVFLWGAVVGVVVQWFLNMEIERYTLATGETALTGFNRYGKHWGLFFAIMTYFANLWPGWATSSASMLTYLFGAGDPRWIAIVMLLVIGAILTFAPVVYVMLERLIAVKIAAVALLVILALAFAIRGKTYSALGDAVTQPQFPAEQLGFALVMGAIAYAGAGGGQNLVQSNWIRDKGFGMGVHVPRLTSPVTGESEADPTANGYTFPPDDKNLARWRRWWKFANIEQAATFVAITVLTIAFTSMLAHATLFGNDNVKNNIGFLKIEGTTLQTVVGGWFGYLFWAIGAFSLFAAAAGIVDYTSRLTSDMIKARYLRTSKITESKLYFWLVWGLVAFGIIVLLAGLTQPLVLLIISACTAGTMMFVYSGLLWWMNSRALPEAIRITTWRTAVLGFSFLAFGFLAVFTLIDQLKKL, from the coding sequence ATGACAGACACCGCACCTACCGACCACGGGCGATTCGCACTGCCTACCAAGAATCTGCCCGCGCCGCAGGTTCGGGACCTGCCCGAGCCGCCCGCGAACACCTGGAAGATCATCGGTCCCGGCATGGTCGGCGCCGGGGTCGGGCTGGCGTCCGGCGAGTTCATCCTCTGGCCGTACATCTCCAGCCAGGTCGGCCTGGTGTTCCTCTGGGGCGCCGTCGTCGGCGTGGTCGTGCAGTGGTTCCTGAACATGGAGATCGAGCGGTACACGCTGGCCACTGGTGAGACCGCGTTGACCGGCTTCAACCGGTACGGGAAGCACTGGGGACTGTTCTTCGCGATCATGACGTACTTCGCGAACCTCTGGCCCGGCTGGGCGACCAGTTCCGCGAGCATGCTCACGTACCTGTTCGGCGCCGGCGATCCGCGCTGGATCGCGATCGTGATGCTGCTGGTGATCGGCGCGATCCTGACCTTCGCGCCGGTCGTCTACGTGATGCTCGAGCGGCTGATCGCGGTGAAGATCGCGGCCGTCGCACTGCTCGTCATCCTCGCACTCGCGTTCGCGATCCGTGGGAAGACGTACAGCGCGCTCGGCGACGCGGTCACGCAGCCGCAGTTCCCCGCCGAGCAGCTCGGGTTCGCGCTGGTGATGGGCGCGATCGCGTACGCCGGGGCCGGCGGCGGGCAGAACCTGGTGCAGAGCAACTGGATCCGCGACAAGGGCTTCGGGATGGGTGTGCACGTCCCGCGGCTGACGTCACCGGTCACCGGCGAATCCGAGGCCGACCCGACCGCGAACGGGTACACCTTCCCGCCGGACGACAAGAATCTGGCCCGCTGGCGGCGCTGGTGGAAGTTCGCGAACATCGAGCAGGCGGCGACGTTCGTCGCGATCACCGTGCTGACGATCGCCTTCACGTCGATGCTCGCCCACGCGACGCTGTTCGGCAACGACAACGTGAAGAACAACATCGGCTTCCTGAAGATCGAGGGTACGACGCTGCAGACCGTCGTCGGCGGCTGGTTCGGCTACCTGTTCTGGGCGATCGGCGCGTTCTCGCTGTTCGCGGCGGCCGCCGGGATCGTCGACTACACGTCCCGGCTGACCTCCGACATGATCAAGGCGCGCTATCTGCGGACGTCGAAGATCACCGAGTCCAAGCTCTACTTCTGGCTGGTCTGGGGACTGGTTGCCTTCGGCATCATCGTGCTGCTGGCCGGACTCACCCAACCGTTGGTGCTGCTGATCATCTCCGCCTGCACCGCCGGCACGATGATGTTCGTCTACTCCGGCCTGCTGTGGTGGATGAACTCCAGGGCGCTGCCCGAAGCCATCCGCATCACCACCTGGCGAACCGCGGTCCTCGGCTTCTCGTTCCTGGCCTTCGGTTTCCTGGCCGTCTTCACCTTGATCGACCAGCTCAAGAAGCTCTGA